One window from the genome of Bdellovibrio sp. NC01 encodes:
- a CDS encoding cation:proton antiporter, giving the protein MQHLPTAITDLALILATAGFVTLLFKKLNQPIVLGYLVAGFIVGPKTTMLPSISGSEGVQLWADIGVIFLLFALGLEFSFKKLLRVGGASSVAALFEVSCMILFGFTTGHLLGWNFMDSLFLGGILSISSTSIVVRTLDELGFKNRRFVGVLLGILVIEDLVAVLLLVLLTTVAVTRDFAGMEMLFSSLKLAFFLCLWFVTGIFLLPTFLKRSQKILNEETILVVAVGLCLLMVVFANKVGFSSALGAFITGSVLAETIEGERIHHLITPLKNLFSAVFFISVGMLIDPAVLTEHWRVVLILSAVVIFGKTIAVTVGSILSGQTFKSSLQTGMSIAQIGEFSFIIATVGLSLKVVSAQLYPLAVAVCVVTAFTTPYMMKSSGAVYRFLEKILPERFVVALDRYSMISFSLASNKEWREQVRAYVLKIFLNSVIIIGVFLLMARVFLPFLLERQMDERSAKFLTLSVTLIGTAPFLWALAFGRTRHFDAMMETDGKNTHNYVFMVSRVMVAVGLIGAMVAQFVPIWWAVGITVWMVVVVGYVFATKLREIYSWFESRFLSNLEDESHKVHAKKHSHTLAPWDAHLTEFVVPAEAPYVGTELQHLKIREHFGITVALIERGKRRIAAPRGDDSFMPADKVFVIGTDEQLMKFKTFIESEEVISGLSLEETPDYSLEQYLVTADSDCVDKTIRECGLREKTHGLVVGLERDGQRILNPDSLEVLQVGDLLWIVGDRDSILELA; this is encoded by the coding sequence ATGCAGCATTTACCTACCGCGATTACTGATTTAGCTCTCATCTTGGCAACAGCAGGTTTTGTTACTTTGCTTTTTAAAAAGTTAAATCAACCGATCGTGTTGGGATATCTGGTTGCAGGTTTTATTGTGGGTCCAAAGACGACTATGCTGCCTTCGATTTCTGGTTCTGAAGGTGTGCAATTGTGGGCCGATATCGGTGTGATCTTTCTTCTGTTCGCATTAGGTCTTGAATTCAGTTTTAAAAAATTATTGCGCGTCGGCGGTGCTTCCAGTGTCGCAGCCTTATTTGAAGTCAGCTGTATGATCTTGTTTGGATTTACAACAGGTCATCTGTTGGGCTGGAACTTTATGGACAGCCTGTTTTTAGGCGGTATCCTTTCAATTTCTTCAACGTCTATCGTGGTGCGCACATTAGACGAATTAGGATTTAAAAATCGCCGCTTCGTGGGTGTCTTGCTGGGTATCTTAGTGATCGAAGACTTAGTTGCGGTTTTATTGTTGGTTTTGTTAACAACCGTCGCCGTGACTCGTGACTTCGCCGGCATGGAGATGTTGTTTTCTAGTTTGAAACTCGCATTCTTCTTATGTTTGTGGTTCGTGACGGGGATCTTCTTGTTGCCAACGTTCTTGAAGCGCTCACAAAAAATTCTGAATGAAGAAACGATCTTGGTCGTGGCAGTGGGCTTGTGTCTATTGATGGTGGTCTTTGCCAACAAAGTCGGATTCTCGTCAGCTTTGGGGGCTTTCATTACCGGCTCGGTTCTGGCAGAAACTATCGAAGGGGAGCGTATTCATCATTTGATTACGCCGCTTAAAAATTTATTTTCTGCCGTGTTCTTTATTTCCGTGGGCATGTTGATTGACCCTGCAGTGTTAACAGAACATTGGCGTGTGGTTTTGATTTTATCAGCGGTTGTGATTTTCGGAAAAACAATTGCCGTCACTGTCGGATCCATTCTTTCAGGACAGACTTTTAAGTCCTCTTTGCAAACGGGCATGAGTATCGCGCAAATCGGGGAGTTTTCTTTCATCATCGCGACGGTGGGTTTAAGTTTAAAAGTCGTCAGCGCCCAGCTTTATCCATTGGCGGTGGCTGTGTGTGTGGTGACGGCGTTTACAACTCCGTACATGATGAAATCTTCAGGCGCCGTGTATCGCTTCCTTGAAAAGATTTTGCCCGAGCGTTTTGTCGTGGCACTTGATCGTTATAGCATGATTTCATTTTCACTGGCGTCGAATAAAGAATGGCGCGAGCAAGTCCGTGCATATGTTTTAAAAATCTTCCTGAATTCAGTCATTATCATTGGGGTGTTTCTATTAATGGCACGAGTGTTCTTGCCGTTCTTGTTGGAACGCCAAATGGATGAACGTTCTGCGAAGTTTCTGACGTTATCGGTCACGTTGATCGGGACAGCGCCCTTCTTGTGGGCGCTTGCTTTCGGAAGGACTCGTCACTTTGATGCGATGATGGAAACTGATGGCAAGAATACGCATAACTATGTGTTCATGGTGTCTCGTGTGATGGTTGCTGTCGGCCTTATTGGTGCGATGGTGGCACAGTTTGTACCGATTTGGTGGGCTGTAGGTATCACGGTGTGGATGGTCGTGGTTGTAGGGTATGTGTTTGCGACCAAGCTTCGCGAAATCTATTCGTGGTTTGAAAGTCGTTTCTTGTCGAATTTGGAAGACGAAAGTCACAAGGTTCATGCGAAGAAACACAGTCATACATTGGCCCCATGGGATGCCCATTTGACCGAGTTCGTCGTGCCTGCCGAAGCGCCTTATGTGGGGACCGAGTTGCAACATTTAAAAATTCGCGAACATTTTGGTATTACAGTGGCCTTAATTGAACGCGGTAAACGTCGAATTGCGGCTCCACGCGGTGATGATTCGTTTATGCCTGCCGATAAAGTATTTGTGATCGGCACGGATGAGCAGCTAATGAAGTTTAAAACTTTTATCGAATCCGAAGAAGTTATCAGTGGCTTATCACTTGAAGAAACTCCTGATTACAGTCTTGAGCAGTATTTAGTCACAGCCGATTCAGATTGCGTTGATAAGACGATTCGTGAATGTGGCTTGCGCGAGAAAACTCACGGTTTGGTTGTGGGTTTGGAGCGTGATGGTCAGCGTATTTTAAATCCCGATTCGTTAGAGGTTTTGCAAGTCGGGGATCTATTATGGATCGTCGGAGATCGCGATAGTATTTTAGAGCTGGCGTAA
- a CDS encoding S8 family serine peptidase — protein MKLRLCSVLLSVGLASVANADQRVIVVMKDAQSYLQARSAFVLKSAGDFHVEHNLDYLNTFVGTVRSDADIENMKQQPGVMLVEKETFHPAPAPIRGYLGKPVSVKDLPGARTPWGIMAVKAPQAWDKSKSGEGARVLVLDTGIDKDHPAIKSNFERGQDFTGRSSGDDFADLVGHGTHVSGTVAAVLDQTGFTGVAPKAKLLMGRVCSTLGCSSSAIVQGINWGISQKVDVVSMSLGGAWSTPAERDAVAKADKAGVVVVAASGNDGSSKVSYPAALPTVIAVGAVAENLVKADFSQYGPELALVAPGVDVLSCVPRGTGRDAEVSIDNGQSNEKVKSTSFQGAREVFQGETNVLVPAGLGKPEDFKGIDVKGKYALVSRGEILFSDKAKNAGAAGALGVVIYNNVPGLIQGALTADGSTLPVAAFMVEQAVGQKIIADIQAGKTVKASLKTIATDYTEFPGTSMATPHVSGVVALVRATNKALTPSQIKDLLKRTAQPLGPNQQNQYGAGLVNAEAAVNAAVQSRKVQAQPVEMTVIH, from the coding sequence ATGAAGTTACGTCTATGTTCAGTGCTTCTGTCAGTAGGGTTGGCGTCGGTGGCCAACGCGGATCAAAGAGTGATCGTTGTGATGAAAGATGCTCAGTCTTATTTGCAAGCGCGCTCTGCTTTCGTTTTAAAATCGGCAGGTGATTTCCATGTTGAACACAACTTGGATTATTTAAATACCTTCGTTGGAACTGTTCGTTCAGATGCCGATATTGAAAATATGAAACAACAACCTGGCGTGATGTTGGTAGAAAAAGAAACTTTTCATCCAGCGCCGGCACCTATTCGTGGGTACTTGGGTAAACCCGTTAGCGTAAAAGATTTGCCAGGAGCACGTACTCCATGGGGAATCATGGCTGTGAAAGCGCCACAGGCTTGGGATAAATCGAAATCAGGCGAAGGCGCTCGAGTTCTGGTGCTTGATACCGGTATCGATAAAGATCATCCTGCGATCAAATCCAACTTTGAACGTGGTCAAGATTTCACGGGCAGAAGTTCGGGTGATGATTTTGCGGATCTTGTTGGGCACGGAACTCACGTATCGGGAACTGTAGCTGCGGTTCTTGATCAAACGGGCTTCACGGGTGTTGCTCCTAAAGCAAAACTTTTAATGGGTCGCGTGTGTTCGACTTTGGGTTGTTCAAGCTCTGCGATCGTTCAAGGGATCAACTGGGGTATTTCACAAAAAGTAGATGTGGTTTCAATGTCATTGGGTGGCGCATGGTCGACTCCTGCTGAACGTGATGCTGTCGCAAAAGCTGATAAAGCGGGTGTGGTTGTTGTTGCGGCTTCAGGTAATGACGGCTCAAGCAAAGTTTCTTATCCAGCAGCATTGCCTACAGTGATCGCTGTGGGTGCAGTGGCTGAAAACCTTGTCAAAGCAGACTTCTCGCAATACGGACCTGAATTAGCGCTTGTTGCTCCGGGCGTAGACGTTCTTTCATGTGTTCCGCGCGGCACAGGTCGTGACGCTGAAGTTTCGATTGATAACGGTCAGTCGAATGAAAAAGTTAAATCGACGTCATTCCAAGGGGCTCGCGAAGTCTTCCAAGGCGAAACAAATGTGTTGGTGCCTGCAGGACTTGGTAAACCTGAAGACTTCAAGGGAATCGACGTCAAAGGTAAATACGCGTTGGTATCTCGTGGTGAGATCTTGTTTTCTGATAAAGCTAAAAATGCCGGTGCAGCAGGAGCTTTGGGTGTTGTTATCTACAATAACGTTCCAGGTCTGATTCAAGGTGCATTGACGGCTGATGGTTCAACACTTCCAGTTGCAGCCTTCATGGTTGAGCAAGCTGTTGGTCAAAAAATCATCGCTGACATTCAAGCTGGTAAAACAGTGAAAGCGAGTTTGAAAACGATTGCGACGGATTACACAGAATTCCCAGGGACATCAATGGCGACGCCACATGTTTCGGGTGTTGTTGCGTTAGTGCGCGCAACGAACAAGGCGCTGACTCCTTCACAAATTAAAGATTTGTTGAAAAGAACAGCACAACCTTTGGGACCAAATCAGCAAAATCAATACGGTGCGGGTCTTGTGAATGCAGAAGCTGCTGTTAACGCAGCGGTGCAGTCACGCAAAGTTCAGGCTCAACCGGTAGAGATGACGGTGATTCACTAA
- a CDS encoding S8 family serine peptidase — protein sequence MKLNAFSLVLSVMLATSAQASQRVIVIMKDQQTFKAANMAYKAKGSYSLKNSGMNTLSKVDGQVEQSLENLNTLIVNAKDDVEVSKLQADPSVAYVEKEVFHEAPRPVAGWLSTPAAKSSQQTQIPGKNTPWGIVAVKAPQAWATSKQGQGARVLVLDTGIDANHPSLKANFEQGKDFTGASDGSDFTDHVGHGSHCSGTIAGVMDSSGFTGVAPKAKILMGRVCSDDGCSNVAIAAGINWGIQQKVDVISMSLGGAWSTPAERDAVAKADKAGLTVVAASGNDGSNKVSYPAALPSVIAVGAVDNTLKKADFSQYGPELAVVAPGVDVVSTVPQGTGRESSVTLIVGQKSAKVNSATFQGAREVLNGETNVLVDAGLGKPEDFKGKDLKGKYALISRGEISFGDKIKNAIAAGATGAIIYNNAPGLLQGSLTSDGSTLPAAVFMIEQTVGQQLVAALKANTAVKATVQTVATDYASFQGTSMATPHVAGVVALIKATNKKLTGAQVKAILKQTATALGPNSNNEYGSGVVNAEAAVNAAKAAN from the coding sequence ATGAAACTAAATGCATTTTCACTAGTTTTGTCTGTGATGCTAGCGACGTCGGCCCAAGCAAGCCAACGTGTGATCGTGATCATGAAAGATCAACAAACGTTCAAAGCTGCAAACATGGCTTATAAAGCTAAAGGCTCTTACAGCTTGAAAAATTCAGGCATGAACACTTTGTCTAAAGTTGATGGACAAGTTGAGCAGTCTCTAGAAAATTTGAACACGTTGATCGTTAACGCGAAAGACGACGTTGAAGTTTCTAAGTTGCAAGCTGATCCTTCAGTTGCATACGTAGAGAAAGAAGTTTTCCACGAAGCACCACGTCCGGTTGCAGGTTGGTTGTCTACTCCAGCTGCTAAGTCTTCTCAACAAACTCAAATCCCTGGCAAAAATACTCCTTGGGGTATCGTAGCTGTTAAAGCTCCACAAGCTTGGGCTACTTCAAAACAAGGTCAAGGCGCTCGCGTTCTTGTTCTTGATACAGGTATCGATGCAAACCATCCTTCTTTGAAAGCTAACTTCGAACAAGGTAAAGACTTTACTGGTGCTAGCGATGGTTCTGATTTCACAGACCACGTTGGTCACGGTTCTCACTGCTCTGGTACAATCGCAGGCGTGATGGATTCTTCTGGTTTCACAGGTGTTGCTCCTAAAGCAAAAATCTTGATGGGCCGTGTATGCTCTGACGATGGTTGCTCAAACGTTGCAATCGCTGCTGGTATCAACTGGGGTATCCAACAAAAAGTTGATGTAATCTCTATGTCTTTGGGTGGCGCTTGGTCGACTCCTGCTGAAAGAGATGCAGTTGCTAAAGCTGATAAAGCAGGTCTTACTGTTGTAGCAGCTTCTGGTAACGACGGTTCAAACAAAGTTTCTTACCCAGCGGCTCTTCCTTCTGTAATCGCAGTTGGTGCAGTTGATAACACTCTTAAGAAAGCTGATTTCTCTCAATACGGTCCTGAGTTGGCAGTTGTTGCTCCTGGCGTTGACGTTGTGTCTACAGTTCCACAAGGTACTGGCCGTGAGTCTTCTGTAACTTTGATCGTTGGTCAAAAATCTGCGAAAGTTAACTCTGCTACATTCCAAGGCGCTCGCGAAGTTTTGAACGGCGAAACGAACGTATTGGTTGATGCTGGTTTGGGTAAACCTGAAGATTTCAAAGGTAAAGACCTTAAAGGTAAATACGCTTTGATCTCTCGCGGTGAAATCTCTTTCGGCGATAAAATCAAAAATGCTATCGCTGCAGGTGCTACTGGCGCGATCATCTACAACAACGCTCCAGGCTTGTTGCAAGGTTCTTTGACTTCTGATGGTTCAACATTGCCAGCAGCAGTATTCATGATCGAACAAACTGTTGGTCAACAATTGGTAGCGGCTTTGAAAGCTAACACAGCTGTAAAAGCAACTGTTCAAACTGTTGCAACTGACTACGCTTCTTTCCAAGGTACTTCAATGGCGACTCCACACGTTGCTGGTGTTGTAGCTTTGATCAAAGCGACAAACAAAAAATTGACTGGCGCGCAAGTTAAAGCAATTTTGAAACAAACTGCGACTGCATTGGGTCCAAACTCTAACAATGAGTACGGTTCTGGTGTTGTTAATGCTGAAGCAGCTGTAAACGCAGCAAAAGCAGCAAACTAA
- a CDS encoding dolichyl-phosphate beta-glucosyltransferase, which produces MKDLSIVIPAYNEEARLPRTLEVLQAMIAHKELQWNVIEVLVVNDGSADGTAKLVIETAKTFPLLKLVDLSVNQGKGAAVRAGLKTAVGEWVLIADADMATPWDEVNKFVIPSESYQLVMGSRGLPQSQIEVRQHWIRQSMGKTFNKILKSLVSLPFHDTQCGFKLVRKDEAFKKNILPALYVDRFAWDVELILQMQKHKKSILEVPIRWAHQEASRVRMFRDSLEMFFTVWKLRFRLK; this is translated from the coding sequence ATGAAAGATCTGTCTATTGTTATTCCAGCTTATAACGAAGAAGCGCGTCTTCCTCGCACTCTTGAAGTTTTGCAGGCGATGATCGCGCACAAGGAATTGCAATGGAATGTGATTGAGGTGCTGGTTGTGAATGACGGCTCAGCCGATGGCACCGCGAAACTTGTCATTGAAACGGCGAAAACGTTTCCGTTGTTAAAGCTTGTCGATTTGTCGGTGAATCAAGGCAAAGGGGCCGCTGTTCGTGCGGGATTGAAAACCGCGGTCGGTGAGTGGGTGCTGATTGCTGATGCGGATATGGCGACACCCTGGGATGAAGTGAATAAATTTGTTATTCCCAGCGAGAGCTATCAATTAGTTATGGGTTCGCGCGGTTTGCCACAAAGTCAGATTGAAGTTCGTCAGCATTGGATTCGTCAAAGCATGGGAAAGACATTTAATAAGATATTAAAGAGTCTTGTCTCCTTGCCATTTCATGATACGCAATGTGGTTTCAAACTCGTGCGCAAAGATGAAGCGTTCAAAAAAAATATTTTACCAGCTTTGTATGTCGATCGCTTTGCGTGGGACGTAGAGCTGATTTTACAGATGCAAAAGCACAAAAAATCTATCCTGGAAGTACCGATTCGTTGGGCGCATCAAGAAGCCTCTCGTGTGCGCATGTTCAGAGACAGTTTGGAAATGTTCTTTACTGTTTGGAAACTGCGTTTTCGTCTAAAATAA
- a CDS encoding site-specific recombinase, with protein sequence MFKQLKDYLIRFRQYKRSGKIHSDLDVLLSSASEQRTLEDRLQWLVRLLQWVRYEGHVDSHIETETGKIPSARLRYLTMVLDRNLEWKKSVAVILRSVVKNVSGIELYTETGLPREVGVLGEIWDRLTMKMLPTPPLDYELGYLFWALFPDEKDPVWIASIDHNTFEKVIELFNYEVSSEEGDWNRFIDDLEDALAYLVIQTRAIGLSPAFRHRMDKPNFRDSAFFALMRALEEFQISYRQENREGFIERASRLRLVLWECRRELAQVHKHLDEYGVSINLVFQMARLQAYLKRIDNLVEILITEKVDYKKVTHFLATLVEENHDLRSIRSLISQNSTLLARKVVERAAETGEHYITRTKEEYRRMVSAAAGGGAITAGTVYIKTAILALGLSGFMTGFFASLNYAISFVTIHLAGFTLGTKQPAMTAPALAEKMRDVDTPEGMESFVDEVTHIIRSQVASVAGNVLLVVPVTLLIDTAFFFLFGHHIMSHETAHHSFEAVDIAGPAVLYAAFTGVLLWLSSIAAGWGDNWYALYSLRKTLARSPTLKVVFGKVNARRIALFFEKNISGLVGNIVLGVMLGMVPEILKFVGIPLDVRHVTLSSGTLGAAIPVMGSEYLHNWEFWRAIIGIFFIGTFNVSVSFGLALLVAIRARAINTTQRRALRNAVLKRLVHHPLTFLLPVGAAVSKSTAEGRSH encoded by the coding sequence ATGTTTAAGCAGCTTAAAGACTACCTCATCCGATTTAGACAGTACAAACGCAGTGGTAAAATCCACAGTGATCTTGATGTTTTATTGTCATCTGCCTCTGAACAACGAACTTTGGAAGACAGGCTGCAATGGCTTGTGCGGCTTTTACAATGGGTGCGCTACGAAGGCCACGTCGATTCGCATATCGAAACAGAGACGGGCAAGATTCCTTCAGCACGTCTTCGTTATTTGACGATGGTTTTGGATCGCAACCTGGAATGGAAGAAATCCGTTGCGGTGATCTTGCGTTCGGTTGTGAAAAACGTCAGTGGTATCGAACTTTATACGGAAACTGGGTTACCGCGTGAAGTGGGTGTCTTGGGCGAGATCTGGGATCGTTTGACGATGAAGATGTTGCCAACTCCGCCCTTGGATTATGAGCTGGGTTATTTGTTTTGGGCATTGTTCCCAGACGAGAAAGATCCCGTGTGGATTGCCTCTATTGATCACAATACCTTTGAGAAGGTGATTGAGCTTTTTAACTATGAAGTCTCAAGTGAAGAAGGCGACTGGAATCGTTTTATTGATGATCTTGAAGATGCTCTGGCGTATTTGGTCATTCAAACTCGCGCCATCGGTTTGTCGCCAGCTTTCCGTCATCGCATGGATAAACCTAATTTCCGTGATTCCGCTTTTTTCGCTTTAATGCGAGCCCTCGAGGAATTCCAAATTTCCTATCGCCAAGAGAATCGTGAAGGTTTCATTGAAAGAGCCTCGCGCTTGCGCCTGGTGTTGTGGGAATGTCGTCGTGAGCTTGCGCAAGTTCATAAACATTTAGATGAATACGGTGTCAGTATTAATCTGGTGTTCCAGATGGCGCGTTTACAAGCGTATCTAAAGCGCATCGATAATTTGGTTGAGATTTTGATCACTGAAAAAGTCGACTATAAGAAGGTCACGCATTTCCTTGCAACTTTAGTCGAAGAAAATCACGATCTGCGCAGTATTCGCTCTTTGATTTCACAAAACTCCACTTTGCTAGCCCGAAAAGTAGTAGAGCGTGCCGCGGAAACGGGTGAGCACTACATCACACGCACGAAAGAAGAATATCGTCGTATGGTTTCGGCTGCTGCCGGCGGTGGTGCGATCACGGCAGGAACTGTCTATATTAAGACGGCGATCCTGGCGTTGGGACTTTCGGGGTTCATGACCGGTTTTTTTGCGTCTTTGAATTACGCGATCAGTTTCGTGACGATTCATTTAGCGGGCTTTACGCTGGGAACTAAGCAACCAGCAATGACAGCACCTGCTTTGGCAGAAAAAATGCGCGACGTTGATACTCCGGAAGGAATGGAAAGCTTCGTTGATGAAGTGACTCATATTATTCGTTCGCAAGTGGCGTCGGTTGCAGGAAACGTTCTTCTGGTAGTGCCAGTGACTTTACTGATTGATACGGCGTTTTTCTTTTTATTTGGTCATCACATCATGTCGCACGAAACGGCTCACCACTCCTTCGAAGCGGTTGATATTGCGGGCCCGGCTGTTTTATATGCCGCATTTACGGGTGTCTTATTATGGCTATCCAGTATCGCTGCGGGTTGGGGAGACAACTGGTATGCGCTTTACTCTTTACGTAAGACATTGGCGCGTTCGCCGACTTTGAAAGTGGTTTTTGGTAAAGTGAATGCACGCCGAATTGCTTTGTTCTTTGAAAAGAACATTTCCGGTCTTGTGGGTAACATTGTTCTGGGTGTGATGTTGGGTATGGTGCCAGAGATTTTAAAATTCGTGGGCATTCCTTTAGACGTGCGCCACGTGACGCTGTCTTCAGGCACGTTGGGTGCGGCAATTCCTGTGATGGGTTCTGAGTACCTTCATAACTGGGAATTCTGGCGCGCCATCATCGGCATCTTCTTTATTGGTACATTTAACGTTTCAGTCAGTTTTGGTTTGGCCTTGTTAGTTGCCATTCGTGCTCGTGCGATCAATACGACACAACGTCGTGCGCTTCGCAATGCGGTTTTAAAACGCCTTGTGCATCATCCTCTGACTTTCTTACTCCCAGTTGGTGCAGCGGTTTCAAAATCGACTGCAGAAGGGCGCTCGCACTAA
- a CDS encoding redoxin family protein → MKTAFLLVITLLLQFHAQAAEKLSRIEANDVITGNTLTVELNDKEKKGSVLVFLSAKCPCSASHEALLNELSAKYPDFRFVGVHSNADERPTETKEHFEKAKLAFPVIQDSKNKWANELGALKTPHAFVFNSSGELLYQGGVTDSHVGPSAKKQFLKDVLDDIEAGKSPRIKEGRALGCFIQRED, encoded by the coding sequence ATGAAAACTGCCTTTCTTTTAGTCATTACTCTATTGCTCCAATTTCACGCACAAGCGGCAGAAAAATTAAGCCGTATTGAAGCGAATGACGTTATCACTGGGAACACTCTGACAGTTGAACTGAATGACAAAGAGAAAAAGGGCAGCGTGCTGGTGTTCTTGTCAGCAAAATGTCCATGCTCTGCAAGTCATGAAGCTTTGCTTAACGAGCTTTCGGCAAAATATCCTGACTTCCGTTTTGTCGGAGTTCACTCCAATGCAGATGAACGCCCCACTGAAACAAAAGAGCATTTCGAAAAAGCCAAACTTGCTTTCCCTGTGATTCAAGACAGTAAAAACAAATGGGCCAACGAATTGGGTGCCCTTAAGACACCTCACGCCTTTGTGTTTAATTCTTCAGGTGAATTGCTTTATCAAGGTGGCGTGACAGACAGTCACGTGGGGCCTTCTGCGAAAAAACAATTCCTTAAAGATGTTCTTGATGACATTGAAGCTGGAAAATCTCCTCGTATCAAAGAAGGCCGCGCACTAGGCTGCTTCATTCAAAGAGAGGACTAA
- a CDS encoding FixH family protein, translating into MKALFFAALLGLSACARPDYIDPKQVVQEDNNTHSASCPVLFLTSNQCASIEWVQGPRSSSESEFIVKFWNKGLASMQGPYTDPVQSLSIVLWMPSMGHGSSPVKIEKLQDGVFRVRKVFFIMPGDWEIRFIYKNQNLIVDQDAIALVI; encoded by the coding sequence ATGAAAGCTTTATTCTTCGCTGCTCTTTTAGGTTTGTCTGCCTGTGCTCGTCCCGATTATATCGATCCAAAACAAGTTGTTCAGGAAGACAACAATACTCACTCAGCTTCTTGCCCGGTTTTGTTTTTAACAAGCAATCAATGCGCAAGTATTGAATGGGTTCAAGGTCCGCGCAGCTCGAGCGAGTCTGAGTTCATTGTGAAGTTCTGGAACAAAGGACTTGCAAGCATGCAGGGCCCTTACACGGATCCGGTTCAGTCTTTATCGATTGTTTTATGGATGCCGTCCATGGGTCATGGTTCCTCACCTGTAAAAATTGAAAAACTTCAGGACGGTGTCTTTCGCGTGCGCAAAGTGTTTTTCATTATGCCTGGCGATTGGGAAATTCGTTTCATTTATAAAAATCAAAATCTTATCGTCGATCAAGACGCCATTGCCTTAGTTATATGA
- a CDS encoding serine protease spb1: MIQVLFAFVILFSSLQTYAASCCGGGFAFPALILGDDKAQVTASYSYGQVTDDVLANGKWLHRDDDNQSQTYKIEAAMLLSDAWQAGLTVPVVYRKVANENSTGLGDVSGGVGYEFLPELSYSAWKPKGIAYLQITLPTSPSVYDSDNIFATDSRGRGFFTVGSGAVFTKVFGRWDANASAELHKSFEREFDNAGAGGKITATPGWGHSFTVGGGWSYGDLRLGSSLSSMSEDAIRISGAQSSNGSIQKNMTWSMIANYMLGLESALTLSYADQTLFGAPENSSLSKTVTLSYQQRWQR, translated from the coding sequence ATGATCCAGGTTCTTTTTGCTTTCGTTATTCTATTTTCTTCATTGCAAACATATGCTGCCAGCTGCTGCGGTGGTGGCTTTGCGTTTCCGGCTCTGATCTTGGGTGATGATAAAGCCCAAGTGACAGCCTCTTATAGTTATGGACAAGTCACTGACGACGTTCTTGCGAATGGCAAATGGCTTCATCGTGATGACGACAATCAAAGTCAGACTTATAAAATTGAAGCCGCGATGCTGTTATCCGATGCGTGGCAAGCGGGCCTGACGGTTCCTGTCGTGTATCGCAAGGTCGCAAATGAAAACAGCACAGGTCTTGGTGATGTTTCTGGCGGAGTTGGCTACGAATTTTTGCCGGAACTAAGTTATTCTGCGTGGAAACCTAAAGGCATTGCGTACTTGCAAATCACTTTACCTACGTCGCCGTCAGTTTATGATTCCGATAATATTTTTGCGACAGACTCGCGCGGGCGTGGGTTCTTTACAGTCGGCAGTGGCGCTGTCTTTACCAAAGTTTTTGGAAGATGGGATGCCAATGCCAGCGCTGAACTTCATAAATCCTTTGAGCGCGAATTTGACAATGCGGGAGCCGGTGGAAAAATAACGGCGACTCCAGGTTGGGGTCACAGCTTCACAGTCGGTGGCGGCTGGAGTTACGGCGATCTTCGTTTGGGCTCGAGTCTTTCATCAATGTCTGAAGACGCCATTCGCATCAGTGGCGCGCAGAGCTCCAATGGTTCTATTCAAAAAAATATGACGTGGTCGATGATTGCGAATTATATGCTTGGTTTAGAGTCGGCACTGACTCTTTCGTATGCGGATCAAACACTCTTTGGTGCGCCGGAAAATTCCAGCTTATCTAAAACGGTCACTCTTAGTTACCAGCAGCGCTGGCAAAGGTAA